One genomic region from Verrucomicrobiia bacterium encodes:
- a CDS encoding alpha/beta hydrolase, translating into MSSLRWLPCWVLLTFALNLRAPGQSDAGTALLPIEARVTHGFATNNGVRLHYARLGEGPLVVLIHGFPDFWLTWRGVMEALAGDYEVVAYDQRGFNLSDRPGGEAAYDMAELVSDLGAVIRARGRDRAVVIGHDWGGAVAWMAAQRHPEWVERLVILNLPHPRGLARELANNPEQQAASAYARRFQQPGAAMALTAEGLAFWVTEPPVKARYIEAFRRSDFEALMAYYRRNYPREPYVEDPSPLVKVPCPVLMIHGLADTALLSPALNGNWDFVEKDLTLVTIPGAGHFVQQDAPELVQRSLRAWLNR; encoded by the coding sequence ATGTCGTCGCTGCGGTGGTTGCCATGCTGGGTCCTCCTGACGTTTGCGTTGAACCTCAGGGCGCCCGGTCAGTCCGACGCCGGCACGGCTCTCCTGCCCATTGAGGCAAGGGTGACGCACGGCTTCGCCACCAACAACGGCGTCCGCCTCCATTACGCCCGCCTCGGCGAGGGGCCCCTGGTCGTCCTCATCCACGGCTTTCCCGATTTCTGGCTCACATGGCGCGGGGTGATGGAGGCGCTCGCCGGGGACTACGAGGTCGTCGCCTACGATCAGCGCGGCTTCAACCTGAGCGACCGCCCCGGGGGCGAGGCCGCCTACGACATGGCCGAGCTCGTCTCGGATCTGGGGGCGGTGATCCGGGCGCGTGGACGCGACCGCGCTGTGGTGATCGGGCACGACTGGGGCGGCGCCGTGGCCTGGATGGCTGCGCAACGGCATCCGGAATGGGTCGAACGTCTGGTCATTTTGAACCTGCCTCATCCCCGCGGGCTGGCCCGTGAGCTGGCGAACAACCCCGAGCAGCAGGCGGCGAGCGCCTACGCCCGGCGATTCCAGCAGCCCGGTGCCGCGATGGCGCTGACCGCCGAGGGACTCGCCTTCTGGGTGACGGAGCCTCCGGTGAAGGCCCGGTACATCGAAGCGTTCCGCAGATCGGATTTTGAGGCGCTGATGGCCTACTACCGGCGCAATTACCCCCGCGAGCCCTACGTCGAGGATCCTTCACCGTTGGTGAAGGTGCCGTGCCCGGTGCTGATGATCCACGGCCTTGCAGACACCGCGCTGCTCTCCCCGGCGCTCAACGGCAACTGGGACTTCGTCGAAAAAGATCTGACACTGGTCACCATTCCCGGGGCAGGACATTTCGTCCAGCAGGACGCCCCGGAACTGGTGCAGCGCAGCCTCCGGGCCTGGCTGAACCGCTGA
- a CDS encoding NADH-quinone oxidoreductase subunit N, producing the protein MNSSLLAIEILVALLGLGVLLADLWVAPAARRGLAYVAATGLLLILTLHGGALAPDDHTAFGGMFLVDALSNFFKGLFLIAAIVVLLIAAGYADRFDGFGEYVALTLFALTGMLLAASANDFILMFVSLELITVTFYVLVSFQRRRQASLEAGVKYLVFGALAAAFMVYGIALIFGAANTTNFYEIAARQDSLGQSPVFLIGLLLTLVGLGFKISAVPFQLWTPDVYQGAPAPTAALLATGSKAAGFVLVVRLAHSVVPEVAARWTALILAFAMATMLYGSLCALAQRSVKRLMGYSSIANAGYILLGVAAAGITGSSAVLYFLAAYVFTTLAAFAVIAQVTAPDDQDDVSVFAGLGRRSPVLATVMTLALVSLAGVPPLAGFFAKFYLFKAAALEVGTSRLFLVAILVACFSVVLSLYYYFNIVRTMYWSAQDAVDRPVRVPMASAIGIAVCVAGMVGIGCFPGGVINMAREAVAGLGSPPPAMHTPAPHTAGTR; encoded by the coding sequence ATGAACTCCTCGCTGCTTGCCATCGAAATTCTGGTCGCCCTGTTGGGCCTGGGCGTCCTGCTGGCCGATCTGTGGGTGGCGCCGGCAGCGCGGCGCGGCCTGGCCTACGTGGCCGCCACGGGACTGCTCCTCATCCTCACGCTCCACGGGGGCGCCCTGGCGCCGGACGACCACACGGCATTTGGCGGGATGTTTTTGGTGGACGCCCTGTCCAATTTTTTCAAGGGACTGTTCCTGATCGCCGCAATCGTCGTGCTGCTCATCGCCGCCGGATACGCCGACCGCTTCGACGGCTTCGGCGAGTACGTGGCACTGACGCTCTTTGCCCTGACCGGAATGCTTCTGGCGGCGTCGGCGAACGATTTCATCCTGATGTTCGTCTCGCTCGAACTCATCACCGTCACCTTTTACGTGCTCGTCAGCTTCCAGCGCCGCCGTCAGGCGTCCCTGGAGGCGGGCGTGAAGTACCTTGTGTTCGGGGCCCTGGCCGCCGCGTTCATGGTGTACGGCATCGCCTTGATTTTCGGGGCGGCCAATACCACAAACTTCTACGAGATTGCCGCCCGTCAGGATTCCCTCGGGCAGTCCCCGGTTTTCCTCATCGGACTGCTGCTCACCCTGGTCGGCCTCGGTTTCAAGATCTCCGCAGTGCCGTTCCAGCTTTGGACTCCCGACGTGTACCAGGGCGCTCCGGCCCCAACCGCCGCCCTGCTGGCCACGGGGTCCAAGGCGGCCGGTTTCGTGCTGGTCGTGCGCCTGGCGCACAGCGTGGTGCCCGAGGTGGCCGCCCGATGGACGGCCCTGATCCTCGCGTTTGCGATGGCCACGATGCTCTACGGAAGCCTCTGTGCCCTTGCCCAGCGCAGCGTGAAGCGGCTCATGGGGTACAGCTCCATCGCCAACGCCGGCTACATTCTCCTCGGGGTCGCCGCCGCCGGCATCACCGGCTCCAGCGCGGTGCTCTATTTCCTCGCCGCCTACGTCTTCACCACGCTGGCCGCGTTTGCGGTGATTGCGCAGGTCACTGCCCCGGACGATCAGGATGACGTCAGCGTTTTTGCCGGACTCGGCCGCCGCTCTCCAGTCCTGGCCACCGTCATGACCCTCGCCCTCGTGAGTCTTGCCGGGGTGCCGCCGCTCGCCGGGTTCTTCGCCAAGTTCTACCTTTTCAAGGCCGCCGCGCTCGAGGTCGGCACCAGCCGCCTCTTCCTTGTCGCCATCCTCGTCGCCTGCTTCTCCGTCGTCCTGTCGCTGTACTATTACTTCAACATCGTCCGGACGATGTACTGGTCCGCGCAGGATGCCGTGGATCGTCCCGTCCGCGTACCGATGGCCTCCGCCATCGGGATCGCCGTTTGCGTCGCCGGGATGGTCGGCATCGGTTGCTTCCCCGGGGGCGTCATCAACATGGCTCGCGAGGCGGTCGCCGGGCTGGGATCGCCGCCGCCCGCGATGCACACGCCGGCACCCCACACGGCGGGAACCCGCTGA
- a CDS encoding NADH-quinone oxidoreductase subunit M yields MSPLTLLPLLPLLGALTVLMLPRHLAAAWRGVALGVTGVTVLIATTVFVGFPVGHAGYHLGAVHEWIPALGLNYRVGVDGLSVGLVFVASLVSFAAAWISEEIRDQCRLYYVLLLLIVAGVFGALISLDLFFLYFFNELALVPTFLMIGIWGRGEDRTAVTFQITLYLSLGALVALAGLVCLYALSGANTLDVVALSAWLREHPLPAPSQVLIFGLLLFGFGTLVGLWPFHSWAPAGYAAAPTATAMLHAGLLKKIGALALLRAAFPLLPEGVAAWTRVLAILCLGNLLYCGWVAMRQRDLNLLFGNSSLAHMGFVFLGLASVSLIGITGAVVVMVAHALLAPLEFALGGHLRRQTGTLDLGSLGGLMRTMPFIGAALVAALLAGCGVPGFASFAGELTVMFGVWKALPWFVVAAAWGGLILGGVYMLRAIREVAHGPAPETGAAGGDVTWTGRVPYLVLLLPMIFFGVAPFTLVDRIRPSAAWVVERARPSAAPDPAVVTSVVAIAPPASGHPTPVSR; encoded by the coding sequence ATGTCCCCGCTCACGCTGCTTCCCCTGCTTCCCCTCCTCGGCGCCCTGACGGTCCTGATGCTCCCCCGGCACCTGGCGGCCGCCTGGCGCGGCGTGGCGCTGGGAGTCACCGGGGTGACCGTGCTGATTGCCACCACCGTGTTTGTGGGATTTCCGGTGGGCCACGCCGGTTATCATCTCGGAGCGGTTCATGAGTGGATTCCCGCCCTGGGGCTGAATTACCGGGTGGGTGTGGACGGACTCAGCGTCGGACTGGTCTTCGTGGCATCCCTGGTGTCGTTTGCCGCCGCCTGGATCTCGGAGGAGATCCGGGACCAGTGCCGTCTCTACTATGTCCTGCTGCTCCTCATCGTCGCCGGCGTCTTCGGCGCCCTGATCTCGCTCGACCTCTTCTTCCTCTACTTCTTCAACGAGCTGGCGCTGGTGCCGACGTTCCTGATGATCGGCATCTGGGGACGGGGCGAGGACCGCACCGCGGTGACGTTCCAGATCACGCTCTACCTCTCGCTGGGTGCCCTGGTCGCCCTCGCCGGACTGGTGTGCCTTTACGCACTCTCCGGGGCCAACACCCTCGACGTGGTCGCCCTGTCGGCCTGGCTACGGGAGCACCCGCTGCCAGCCCCGTCACAAGTGCTGATTTTTGGGTTGCTGCTCTTCGGATTCGGCACGTTGGTCGGGCTCTGGCCGTTCCACAGTTGGGCGCCCGCCGGCTACGCCGCGGCGCCCACGGCAACGGCGATGCTGCATGCCGGCCTCCTCAAAAAAATCGGGGCTCTCGCCCTGCTGCGTGCCGCCTTTCCCCTCCTGCCCGAAGGGGTTGCGGCCTGGACCCGGGTCCTCGCCATCCTCTGTCTCGGAAACCTGCTCTATTGCGGCTGGGTCGCGATGCGGCAGCGGGATCTCAACCTGCTCTTCGGCAACTCCAGCCTGGCCCACATGGGGTTTGTCTTCCTCGGACTGGCCAGCGTGAGTCTCATTGGCATCACCGGAGCGGTGGTGGTCATGGTGGCGCATGCGCTGCTCGCCCCGCTGGAATTCGCCCTCGGCGGCCACCTGCGCCGCCAGACCGGCACCCTTGATCTTGGGAGCCTCGGTGGCCTGATGCGCACCATGCCATTCATTGGCGCGGCCTTGGTGGCGGCCCTTCTTGCCGGGTGTGGCGTCCCCGGGTTCGCGAGCTTTGCCGGCGAACTGACCGTGATGTTCGGCGTGTGGAAGGCACTTCCCTGGTTCGTGGTCGCCGCAGCCTGGGGCGGGCTGATCCTGGGCGGCGTGTACATGCTCCGGGCCATCCGCGAGGTGGCCCACGGACCGGCCCCCGAAACCGGGGCCGCCGGCGGGGACGTCACCTGGACCGGCCGTGTGCCCTACTTGGTGCTGCTCCTGCCAATGATCTTCTTCGGCGTGGCGCCGTTCACCCTGGTGGACCGCATCCGGCCCAGCGCTGCGTGGGTTGTCGAGCGCGCCCGGCCGTCCGCGGCGCCGGACCCCGCCGTCGTCACCTCCGTCGTGGCAATCGCACCGCCTGCGTCCGGCCACCCGACTCCCGTGTCCCGATGA
- a CDS encoding 2,3-bisphosphoglycerate-independent phosphoglycerate mutase — MSILDSIYAKLQVRTGAKLALVVLDGLGDIATREQGWMTPLEAARTPNLDGLVALGCAQGRMIPVAPGITPGSGPGHLGLFGYDPIEWEVGRGVIETLGLGIELKSGDVAARANFCTLDDKGLVTDRRAGRIATEVCERLCRLLSTKIKKLGAVKVLIYPGKEHRFVVVFRGAGLQGPLTDTDPNREGLPIAQARPVDAANPGQVKVAGLIAEFYKAALPLLAGEHPANGFLMRGIAHQPDLPTFEQRYGLRAAALAVYPMYKGLSQLVGMDKIEGPETIAQQLERYVQEYEKYDFFFIHYKYTDKAGEDGAFEAKVRAIEDFDAALPILLARKPDVLAITGDHSTPCALKGHSWHPQPILLHSAYSGSDKLLRFTETGANQGSLGVFEAKYLIRLMQANGRMFDKYGA; from the coding sequence ATGAGCATCCTCGACAGCATTTACGCGAAGTTGCAGGTCAGGACCGGGGCGAAACTTGCGCTGGTGGTCCTCGACGGACTGGGCGATATCGCCACCCGGGAACAGGGTTGGATGACCCCGTTGGAGGCCGCGCGCACGCCGAATCTGGACGGGCTGGTGGCCTTGGGGTGTGCGCAGGGCCGGATGATCCCGGTCGCTCCGGGCATCACCCCGGGGTCCGGTCCAGGGCATCTGGGGCTTTTCGGATACGATCCAATCGAATGGGAGGTTGGTCGCGGAGTCATTGAGACCCTTGGGCTGGGCATCGAGCTCAAGAGTGGCGATGTCGCCGCCCGGGCCAACTTTTGCACCCTCGACGACAAGGGCCTGGTCACCGATCGCCGCGCCGGCCGCATCGCCACTGAAGTTTGCGAGCGGCTGTGTCGCCTGCTTTCGACGAAGATCAAGAAGCTGGGAGCCGTGAAGGTCCTGATCTACCCGGGCAAGGAGCACCGGTTTGTGGTGGTGTTTCGAGGGGCGGGACTTCAGGGGCCTTTGACCGACACCGATCCCAACCGGGAGGGCCTGCCCATTGCGCAAGCCCGTCCGGTGGATGCCGCAAACCCGGGGCAGGTGAAGGTCGCCGGGTTGATTGCGGAATTCTACAAGGCGGCCCTGCCGCTGCTCGCCGGGGAACACCCGGCCAACGGATTCCTGATGCGCGGGATTGCCCACCAGCCGGACCTCCCAACGTTTGAGCAGCGTTATGGACTTCGCGCGGCGGCGCTCGCCGTGTACCCGATGTACAAGGGTCTCAGCCAGTTGGTTGGCATGGACAAGATCGAGGGACCCGAAACCATCGCCCAACAGCTCGAGCGTTACGTGCAGGAGTACGAGAAGTACGATTTCTTCTTCATCCACTACAAGTACACGGACAAGGCGGGCGAAGACGGCGCCTTTGAGGCCAAGGTGCGGGCGATCGAGGACTTCGACGCGGCGCTGCCGATTCTGCTGGCGCGCAAGCCCGATGTGCTGGCGATCACCGGCGACCATTCCACGCCCTGCGCACTGAAGGGGCACTCGTGGCATCCACAACCCATCCTCCTGCATTCCGCATACAGTGGATCGGACAAGCTGCTGCGCTTCACCGAGACCGGCGCCAACCAGGGCAGCCTTGGGGTCTTCGAGGCCAAATACCTGATCCGGCTCATGCAGGCCAACGGGAGGATGTTCGACAAATACGGGGCCTGA
- a CDS encoding endonuclease/exonuclease/phosphatase family protein, with protein MLSRRHFLGSTAVAAAAAASLRPLKSHGAESVPVLGEMCVVTYNLRYASATGENAWPVRRPVMRALLQELKPDVMGTQEGLYGQLQEIAADQPDLDWIGLGRDGGSRGEFMAIFYRRDRFEPLEYDHFWLSDTPLVMGSSTWGNTNRRMVTWVLFRDRRTGRNFNFWNTHLDHALQPAREKAAALILDRIRADAPAATPLLLVGDFNAVAGKNPVYDLLVRDGGLTDTWTTAAVRRNEAMNSFNGFQKARADGQRIDWILTRGPASVRATEIVTFERDGQWPSDHFPVAAWLTLG; from the coding sequence ATGCTCTCCCGCAGACACTTTCTCGGCTCCACAGCGGTTGCCGCCGCTGCCGCTGCCTCCCTGCGTCCGCTGAAATCGCATGGCGCGGAATCCGTGCCAGTCCTGGGGGAGATGTGCGTGGTCACCTACAATCTCCGCTACGCGAGCGCGACCGGCGAGAATGCGTGGCCGGTGCGGCGTCCGGTGATGCGTGCCCTGCTGCAGGAATTGAAGCCCGATGTCATGGGCACCCAGGAGGGTTTGTACGGGCAGCTCCAGGAAATCGCGGCGGATCAGCCGGATCTCGACTGGATCGGCCTCGGACGTGATGGCGGCAGCCGGGGTGAGTTCATGGCCATCTTCTACCGGCGCGATCGTTTTGAGCCGCTCGAGTACGATCATTTCTGGCTTTCGGATACGCCGCTGGTGATGGGGTCTTCCACCTGGGGCAACACCAACCGGCGCATGGTCACCTGGGTGCTGTTTCGCGACCGGCGGACGGGCAGGAACTTCAATTTTTGGAACACGCACCTCGACCACGCCCTGCAACCGGCGCGGGAGAAGGCGGCGGCGCTGATCCTCGACCGGATCCGGGCCGATGCCCCGGCCGCCACGCCGTTGCTGCTGGTGGGGGACTTCAATGCCGTGGCCGGCAAGAACCCGGTCTACGACCTGCTGGTTCGCGACGGGGGCCTGACGGACACATGGACCACCGCCGCGGTGCGTCGGAATGAAGCCATGAACTCGTTCAACGGATTTCAGAAGGCCCGGGCGGATGGCCAGCGGATTGACTGGATCCTGACTCGTGGCCCGGCCTCGGTGCGGGCCACGGAGATTGTGACCTTCGAGCGCGATGGTCAGTGGCCGAGTGATCACTTTCCCGTGGCCGCATGGCTTACCCTCGGGTAA
- a CDS encoding 3-deoxy-7-phosphoheptulonate synthase produces the protein MQSTSDLRVISNRRLLAPRLLKGELPMDAASTATVVEGRATVQRILRGEDPRLLVVLGPCSIHDPNSAMEYARRLVALREHVRDQLYLVMRVYFEKPRTTIGWKGLINDPHLDGSYDVDTGIRMARRLLLAVNGLGLPAGTEFLDPVVPQYIAELVSWAAIGARTTESQTHREMASGLSMPVGFKNGTDGSLQTAMDAMLSARHPHHFLGIDQDGCVSVVRTTGNPDGHVVLRGGRARTNFDAASIADAADQLRRAGLPPGLMVDCSHANSAKQHARQEEVWQNLISQRVEGCEPLIGVMVESHLSEGNQPMPKSPAELRYGVSLTDACLGWEATERMLRHGAERLRAERRVAVRA, from the coding sequence ATGCAATCCACGAGTGATTTGCGCGTCATCAGCAACCGCCGTTTGCTGGCGCCGCGGCTGTTGAAGGGCGAGCTGCCCATGGACGCGGCATCCACCGCAACGGTGGTCGAGGGACGTGCCACGGTGCAGCGCATCCTTCGCGGTGAGGATCCCCGCCTGCTCGTGGTGCTGGGTCCGTGTTCCATTCACGACCCGAACAGCGCCATGGAGTACGCGCGCCGCCTGGTCGCCCTGCGCGAGCACGTCCGGGATCAGCTTTACCTGGTGATGCGCGTCTATTTCGAAAAGCCCCGCACGACCATCGGGTGGAAGGGCCTCATCAATGATCCCCACCTGGACGGAAGCTACGACGTGGACACCGGAATTCGCATGGCGCGCCGGTTGTTGCTGGCGGTGAACGGGCTCGGACTCCCTGCCGGCACCGAGTTTCTGGACCCTGTGGTTCCCCAGTACATCGCCGAACTGGTGAGCTGGGCGGCCATTGGGGCGCGCACGACCGAGAGTCAGACCCACCGGGAGATGGCCAGCGGCCTGTCCATGCCGGTGGGCTTCAAAAACGGGACCGATGGATCCCTCCAAACCGCGATGGACGCCATGTTATCCGCCCGGCATCCGCACCATTTCCTCGGCATTGACCAGGATGGATGCGTGTCGGTGGTGCGCACGACGGGCAACCCTGACGGCCATGTGGTGCTGCGCGGCGGCCGGGCCCGGACGAATTTCGACGCGGCCAGCATCGCGGATGCCGCGGACCAGTTGCGACGGGCGGGACTGCCGCCTGGCTTGATGGTGGATTGTTCCCATGCCAATTCGGCCAAGCAGCACGCCCGCCAGGAGGAGGTCTGGCAGAACCTGATTTCCCAGCGTGTGGAGGGTTGCGAACCGTTGATCGGGGTCATGGTGGAAAGCCATCTCAGCGAGGGCAATCAACCCATGCCGAAATCCCCGGCCGAGTTGAGGTATGGCGTGTCATTGACGGACGCCTGCCTTGGCTGGGAGGCGACGGAGCGCATGTTGAGGCATGGCGCCGAACGGCTTCGGGCCGAGCGTCGGGTGGCGGTCCGGGCCTGA
- a CDS encoding nucleotidyltransferase family protein gives MKAVILAAGRGTRMGGLTEECPKPMLRVGGRPILEHILEGVLAAGIRDVCLVTGWRAEVIESHFGDGSRWGARIAHVRQEVQDGTGRAPEVARPFVGDSDFLLTYGDILVRPDTYQRMRHRWSEGAWAGLITVTGGQDVTQGGLSFFDGQFRLTRLVEKPGAAELEALRATGWLKPGQPAWYNAGIYLFRPSLFDYTANLHKSPRGEYELTDAIAAMVADGHPVVGLPIEGRWVDVRDPAVLARLQPASGAT, from the coding sequence ATGAAGGCCGTAATTCTCGCCGCCGGACGGGGCACCCGCATGGGTGGCCTGACGGAGGAATGCCCCAAACCGATGCTTCGGGTCGGAGGGCGTCCAATTCTGGAGCACATCCTGGAGGGGGTGCTTGCCGCAGGCATCCGCGACGTGTGCCTCGTCACCGGCTGGCGGGCGGAGGTCATCGAATCTCACTTTGGCGATGGAAGCCGCTGGGGCGCACGCATCGCCCATGTGCGTCAGGAAGTTCAGGACGGCACGGGGCGGGCACCAGAGGTTGCCAGGCCCTTTGTTGGGGACTCGGACTTCCTGCTGACGTATGGAGACATTCTGGTGCGCCCGGACACCTATCAGCGGATGCGCCACCGGTGGAGTGAGGGGGCATGGGCCGGGCTGATCACCGTGACCGGGGGGCAGGACGTCACCCAGGGGGGACTCAGTTTCTTTGACGGACAGTTTCGTCTGACGCGGCTTGTGGAGAAGCCCGGCGCCGCCGAGTTGGAAGCCTTGCGCGCCACGGGCTGGCTGAAGCCGGGCCAACCGGCCTGGTACAATGCCGGCATCTATCTGTTCCGTCCCTCCCTGTTCGACTACACCGCGAATCTCCACAAATCGCCGCGTGGCGAATACGAGCTGACGGATGCCATTGCCGCCATGGTGGCCGATGGGCATCCCGTCGTGGGACTGCCCATCGAGGGCCGATGGGTGGATGTGCGGGATCCAGCGGTGCTTGCGCGGCTCCAGCCGGCATCCGGCGCCACTTGA
- a CDS encoding DUF3303 family protein codes for MHYIALAVFPKDSRTLSELASRRRSYRYPPSFKNVQSYLDVQGGRAIVHFETDDATAILQYTADWPEVTFDLFPAVPSDLGWQTYLQTKS; via the coding sequence ATGCACTACATCGCCCTTGCCGTGTTTCCGAAGGATTCCAGAACCCTTTCGGAGCTCGCCTCCCGCCGCCGCAGTTACCGGTATCCACCGTCTTTCAAGAATGTGCAGAGCTACCTCGATGTGCAGGGTGGGAGGGCCATCGTGCATTTCGAAACCGACGACGCCACGGCGATCCTGCAGTATACCGCGGACTGGCCGGAGGTGACCTTCGACCTTTTCCCGGCGGTGCCCAGCGACCTGGGATGGCAGACCTACCTGCAAACCAAGTCATGA